The DNA region gaatccTAATGATATTCCAAGTTCACGAGGGAAGGTGGCAAGTATATATAGGAAACGGGGGTGCAGTTTGGATGACGTGGACCAATCATAGGGTTTCTTTCTAATATTATgatgcaatattttaatataaatatagtaattttaatattttaaaatactgtTTTTCAATAATATTTGACACCACCTAAATCTATTTTAGGATAttttttaagcataaaaataaaaaataaaataaaataaaaatctggTCAATTAACAGATTTCTATGGCAGGCCACCTCAACTTGTACAAGCCAAAATCTCTTTTTTACGTTATATCCAAACGTCTTTTTAgagaaaattaattaaatatatcatatttaatATCGGAATTTTTAATCTTCTAAAAAGTAAATTTACACGATAAATTTCTTTCGATTCTCTGAAGTTAGAATCAATTTCCTTGCATTTTCATTCATTTAATTGTCCCTtagtattaattaaaaaaaaattgtgaaacgatctcacgaagTTAATTTTTTGATATTGATATCCTATTTTTGTCACTTGTGAAAGATATTaatttttgtttcaaaaatattaattattattataaatataaatatgattaactCGTGTAATGTATAAATTTCATTAAAGGTGTCACCAAATCTACTAACGTTAAAAGTAtatctcttgtaagacggtctcacgaatctttatctgtgagacggttcaaccctactgatattcacaataaaaagtaatattcttagaataaaagtaatactttttcattcacgatccaaataagataatcgtctcacaaaatacgttCCGTAAACATTAATTAGCCAACCAATAaaaaatctatttatttttccttGCACTGACCTTGCCTCCTCGAATACAGTTGAGATAGAAATACATTAACGATGCAAAAAtgcaaataaatataaataaaagaacATCCAAATGATTTGTTATTAAAAAaggttaataataataataataataataataaaattattgttGAATATAGTAATTACTAAtgataattcaaaaaaaataagtttattaatattataaattatatttaaatgttacTGATTTTTCAATTCTCTAATTACTTAAAACTTAAAGGTATTGCaaggaaaaaaattaatcaaatatCATCCAAggtaaggcaaaaacttgtgttaaacgatctcacgggttgtattttgtcagacggatatcttatttgggtcatccatgaaaaaatattattttttatgctaagagtattactttttattgtgaatatcggtagggttgactcgtatcacagataaagattcgtgagaccgtctcacaaaagacatactccCAAGgttattattaaacaaaatgaaTATAATAATCTCCCTAATATGGGACTGAAACGACGGACCTATCATAATCTTAATCAATAATATCAAATACATGAGAAAGGTAGAGTAGCCCGTTcgctttttatttttcaaatgctTAATCCAAAAATCAAGCCATTTAATTTTGGTTCGGTTTTCTTATATTATAGGTCAATTTATAtggtttaattaataaaaataataaataaattattttgtatGTTTCAGAATTTGCTTAATCCAAAAATCAAACCACAATTGATGTTGCTTTGATTTCAAATCAAAGAATATGTCAAAAcacttaaataattttaatttgaaaagtTTATTAATTCTTCAAAATTAATGTATATGAATTCGATCGATAGATAACGTTGACTTAGTATTTAAGCTGTGATGAATAGCTTCTTATACCCACTTATTTTCTCTTTATCTTTGAATTGGTCAATCCCATTATTATTCGTTGAGTTTCTAGTAGGAAATCCATGTACAATTTAATTTGCTCCTAAAAAATTTCATGTAccgacggtctcacgaatcttttatCTGTTTGACGATTcaaccatatcgatattcacaataaaaagtaatattcttagcataaaaagtaattttttttaatggataactcaaataagagatctgtatcaccagtggcggagccagaaatatggctCTATCCGAActgaaattttaaactctagaatcttttgatattttaaattgatctacccgagctaatatcatattatttcaaaattatacaatatttacatatacattttataaataaaaaaaatggacCACCCAGGCTTTAAGTAGCATGTGACTCCGCCCCCGTGCATCACATAATACAACccgtgaaactgtctcacacTGGCGGAGCCAGTATAGGCCCAGTGTGGGCTGGTGCCTACActgagtaaaaaaaatttatatgctttatatttatgtctaaattttaaatttgcgtATTctattattatatgattaactGTCCAAATTGATCCAATTTTCCTTTAATAATTTGTAGACCCAAATTTTAGACTCAATTTTTTACATGTTATTAGTATCCAAGTATACACTCTATAGCCTTCTGTATGTATTTTCTCTTCTCGAGTCACGAACGTCATATACTTTGATTAACAATCATTCTAATTCATTTTAATTACTGATTTATCTTTCATAATCTCTAAAAAAATCCAAAATGTTATCAAATTTTAGGTTCGTTTTTCGTTCAATATTTGTCGATCATTCAattgtttttataattttatgttttttccAATCGATAATGAATTCATGCTTATTTTTCGAACgtatattatatatcatattttgttttgatttcgGATTTTGTACACGTTGTTGTTCGTCATTTTTCTGACGTTTTCCCATCAATTATGAATGCTACTGATTATGCGTAACTTGTGTTCAAACTTTATGACACATTGTTTTTAGATGTCGATCAATCagtgtttttttttgttttattaattataatatattgttGACTACACTGAACTAAGATCCTGGCTCCGCCCCtgccgtctcacacaagtttttcccccatataaaatataaggaAAACTAGAcgatttatatttttcttttttgtcttttaacttatcaaatttctgtTTTACGtgtattttttgtttttcttagtTTTCAATCTTATTTCACCCGAAATAATATCGACGCGACAACGAATACATCATCAAATTTCAATGTCGTTGAGTTTTCAATGTCACAATAGAATTTCTAAATGACAGGTCGATGATATGATGAAACAGAACTAAAACCCAACGAAATACAAAGTAAGATGactgaaaacataaaataaaggCCAAATATTTGGGGTCTAATTTTCTACATTGAAACATTATATTCGAATAGATCGATTGATCCATCATTGTTTACAATTTAAAGGTCATACTTATGATAATGCATTATTACATATtccattatatattaataaatttttatctgACTAAAAGTATAACTTGAGAGATCTAATTGTAACATCGTAATGCAAGTTTAGTAGCCGGAATCAAAGAactaatattaaaataaaataaaaaaaatattatgtaccATCTTTATGTATTATATTAAAACGAATGGGAAGAGAGTAACATGACTGATTAATCGACACAAAGCACGTTCCACGcaccaaataaaataaattttatattttagtaattgatatgtatatatatttgtgtatatatatatatgtggagGCAAAAACTTGCGTGatacggtctcacatgtcgtattttctgagacggatatcttatttgagtcatccatgaaaaaatattactttttatgttaagagtattactttttattgtgaatattggtaggattgacccgtctcacagataaagatttatgAGATCGTATCATAAAAAACATATGTGTGTATATTTGTGAGTGGGATCGTAGCTGACCTTTTAGTGCAAAAGGCTTTCAAGATTTTCCTAAAACATCACGCCACCTCAACTTATTCCAAGTCAAATGTCAATGAATGGGAATTTGAAAATTGTTAAAATattgataaaaataatttaatattaataaataatttttatttatttatttttattttctcctCAATTCTATATTAAGATGCAGACCCCTTTCAGTATCGTTATTATAACTAACCAACTATTTCAGCAACAACACTCGCTAATAATGGCGAGAAAGCTCTTGCTCATAGCACAGCTCCTCCTCCTACCCTTCCTCCTAAGCAGCACCGCCGCCGCCCGACGAGGTGGAATCGCCGTTTATTGGGGTCAAAACGGCAATGAAGGAACCTTGGCAGAAACCTGCGCCACCCGAAGGTTCTCCTACGTCAACATTGCATTCCTGTACATATTCGGCAGCGGCCAAACCCCCCGACTCAACCTCGCTGGCCACTGCGACCCTTCTATAACTGGCGCATGCAACTTTGTCAGTGACGATATCCGCGCCTGCCAGAGGCGGGGCATAAGGGTTTTCCTCTCAATCGGCGGAGGTGTCGGGAATTACTCCCTCTCCTCCAGAGAAGATGCCAGGAATCTCTCTGTTTACCTGTGGAAAACTTTTCTCGGCGGCGGAAGGAGAAACTCCACATCTAGGCCATTGGGAAACGCCGTTCTGGATGGCATAGACTTGGATATCGAGCTCGGGTCTTCGCTGTATTACGACAATCTAGTAAGATTTCTGAAATCTTACAGCAGATATGGCAGAAGAGTGTACGTAACAGGCGCGCCGCAGTGCCCATTTCCCGACAGATTGTTGGGGGCTGCTTTGAATACAAGCCGTTTCGATTTTGTGTGGGTTCAGTTTTACAATAACCCGCCATGCCAGTACTCTTCTGGGAATATTGATAACTTGGTGAATTCTTGGAAGGTCTGGACGAGATCTGTCAATGCTCGGAGGATATTTATGGGGCTTCCGGCGGCGCCCCAGGCTGCCGGAAGTGGGTTTATTCCGTCGGATGTGCTGATCGGGCAGATTCTGCCATTGATAAAAAGATCACGCAAGTATGGCGGTGTGATGCTGTGGTCAAAATATTGGGATGATCAGAGTGGATACAGTACCTCAATCGTTAGGAGTGTTTGAATTTGAAGTTAAATCGTTGACTTTTATTCGAATATTGTATTTTTCAgcctattttaattttttaataataaaaagttatattaatcgacaaaaaaaatatattaatatgccttttataatttaatgtgAGATTTATAAGTAATATTTAATTTGACATGTCCCCGgcatatattttataattatcctagtaataataataaaaatgaaataaattgaaTGGCTAGTTTTTACCATTCAAGGTAAATTGAAGGATCCCTATTGAATAGATTAAAATCATTAGGACAAAAATTAATTAGCTaaagttttatattttaaattgataattgaAACGATCCTAAAAGCATTTTCTGATTGTGCTATGATTTTTAACATAATGGGAAGAGCTATCCTTCCACTACTTTCCACGACCTTACAAAATTACATTAAAATTAGAGTCATTaagaatatatttattttctctTATTTTATAGCACAACAAATAGTAcagcttttttttttaatagaaataTAGTATTAAAATGAGGAAAAACATGGTTTGTTTTTATATTACatcaaaatcatatcttttACTTTCGAGAATTACAAGGGAGTAGTTTTTAATCTTATCATTTTTCATGTCGTACTTACATTGTATTAGCTTAACACATAGGAGACGATATAGATTCGAATCCATTTTCCAATATAAAAATAGTCATTAATCCAATTTTGAAAGCACACATTTACCGTTAAACTAAAATCTTCATTTCTAATCAATTATTTTGATTGGAAATATATCGAAAATcgaaatatatatttcattcgacttttttaaaaaataaaaataaaacaatcatACCATCACGGACTGACTGAACTCTGCCGCTCTAACTAAAGATGTTCCAAACTCAATAAACTCATTACAATACATTATCAACAAATTCATGTTGAAAAAAAAAGGCAAACGCACGAGGAGAAGGTTAAACATCAAGGGTGAAAAAACAGCAGAACAAACTGAATAAGCTAACATTATTGCAGCAATGTCTATTAGCCCGAGGATCGATTTACCAACCAACATATTAACGCAGGTATAGATCTCCGAATCCTTTGCCGTCTATACTTTCCGGACCTGAATATTATGAGTCGATTGGAACCTCCAAATGGGTTGCCTGCCACTTTGGACTAGAGCGACCGGCTCCCCTTCTTTCACCATTCCTTGATTCTACAAGTTGACAAGAAGTTATCTTAGAAGAATATAGTAGCTTTAATCTTCACGTGATATATTGCATGACAGTCTCGACTCCATTATTTATAGTACAAGTGTACAaccttttgatatttatataGAGTGTTTTAAAAGACATTGAAAGCAACTGGGACCATACTCGGTCATAGCTTGACTAGCACAAAAGACCAGATGATAGTCGGATGTTAATCATAACAAATTTTACCTTTAACAAAGCCAATGCATCGGCAAACGTCTCGTCAGCATCAGCAGAAAACTCCATGTATATGGGGCAAATGCCCTGGTACAAAGCCAGTCTCTGCTGTATTCTCTTCCTGTTACACAATGACATGATAAAAATCCATCAGTGACTGACTTTTCAGAAGACAGATGAACTGAAACACCAGTGTAATATGTTCATCTACTTTCAGGATATTCATTCTTCGTCAAGTTATTAGATGTGTCTTgctacttttatttttattcagattttttttataagaatgATGTACTTGCTTTGACACTTGAGCCACCACAGTATAATCTCAtgtttttaaacatttttttttcttttgaaaaagaaaatgttgcaTGAAATTCAAGCACTCACTCATTTGTAAAAGCAAATATTGTGCCGGAAGGACGATAATGGCTCAACAGAATTGCCATGAACCCGGTTCTGGTGAAGACGACAATGGAAGTTCCAAGAGTGTTTGACATCATTGTGGCATGGAATGCAAACATTTCACTCATATGATTCTGCAGGAACACAAGTAAACAGTGAGTTTTAGCGGCACCAGGTGCGAGTGCAGATGCATCAAATGGCACGAGGCTGTAAATTTTCAAACCAAAAAGTTGCCCTGACCTTGAAGGCTTGGCCCAGATTTGGGGGAGTTTGTGCACCAACTATGGTAGCTTCAGTCCTCAAAGAGACCGTGTGCATGACCTTCACAGCCTTCAGAGGAAACCTTCAATAGAGGTGAAATAAAAATCAGTACAGGTATAATTGTTATGGTACATATTACACAAGAATACATAAGAAAGAGATAACTATATAATACCAAATTCAAATAAACGATTATTACTTACTTCCCGTGTGCAGTTTCTCCAGAAAGCATTACTGCATCAGCGCCTTCTTTAACAGCAATGGCAATATCTGATACCTCTGCTCGGGTAGGTGTGGGATGAACTATCATGCTCTCGAGCATATTTGTAGCCACTATGACCGCTTTTCCCATGCTGCGACATATCCTTATAATCTCTTCCTTCACGGAATAAATTTACCTTGTAACATGTTATTTGTGTTTGATAACGTTACCGGTATATTAAAATGCAACCACAAATGTCCCCAGTCCACTCCACTTAGCAAAGCAGACTGAGAAGACATAAATTGACCTTATTACCTGCAATAGAGGAACCTCTTCGATTGGCAACTCTGCACCAAGATCCCCTCTGGCAACCATAGCCTGATAAAGAAAACAGAAAGGGCTATCAGCTTGCTGGGCCAGGTAAATACTCAACAAATTGGGTAGAGATGATTTGAAAACACGACTAATAGTTCATTTTGCTCCAAACAAGTACGGCCTCAACATTCCACCTGCTGTTTCAGTGGTTTCCATGTAGCTTACCAATAGGAGACTAGAAATCCTACACACATCTAGGTGAGCCCCCATTATTCTTTATAAATTGTTCTGTGAATGCACTTTCAGAAAATATGAACCAGTTAATGCCACAAGTATCAACTGAATCTCAAATTAATCACGACTTAAATATGAAAATCACCCAGatacaaattaatttttttcgcATCGAGGTTTGTTTTTCCTTGAGACTTCAAGTAATTGAAATTAGCAACAGTTTTCTATCAAATATGTgattaaaaaattcaatttctCACCCCATCAGATGCAGTTATGATTGAATGCAGATTCAGAATGGAATCTGCACTTTCAATTTTTACAATGACATGAATGTCAGCACCACAATCTGCATAGTAAAAGTTATGAAACATAACgttaaaaatacatcaattaaGTCAACAGGCATAAAATAGCTTTTGTAAGCTGCACAGAGCTTGAAATTTACCTGTCAGGTAATTCTTCAATTCATGCACCACAGCAGCATCCTTGACAAAGGAAACTGCATAGAAATCAACTTTATTGTCGACTCCAAATTTGATGTCGTCCCAGTCCTTTTCTGTGCAAGTTAGCGCCATAAGGTCATCACAATAATCAACcagaaaaagaaaattgaaacaaaaatgCTCCAGTGGTCAAAGCAAAATGCTACACCCAGCATGATTATTGAACATGAACGCTAAGGCCATGCTAAAAATTTGATTGCTGAGAGTCAGACCAGTAATGGATGGCAATGTTGCACTTTTCCCCCTAACATTAAGATGCCTTCGGGATTTGAGCTCTCCTCCGTCAACTACTTCACATTTCACCGAGTCCTCAGTCTTGGATTTTACAGTTAATGACATCATACCACCTACAGGATCAACAGATAGTCAACATTGCATTGAAGATATAAGCAACATCAAGAATGCCTCAAAACGGATACAACAAATTTTACCCAATTTAATAATCATGTATTGATGAAGTCTACTAACAGCAgcacaccaccaccaccacaagAAAACAGAATTAATAGGTAAAAAGGGTGCCCCTGACACCCAAATGATGTTTATGACAAGAAAGTTTCTATAGGTAAATAGGGTGCCCATGACACCCATCATGGGAGAGGTCGAGGTTCAAATCTTGGTGACAAAAAAAACCCACCTCCCCCAAgttgtaattaaaaaaaatccaaagCATTATACCATCAACAAGAAGCATGTCTCCCACTTCTACATCATTTACAAAATCATCATAGTTGACACTGACACAGTCTGTGGTGCCCACTCCTCTACGAATTGTGAAAGTAAATCCTTGACCACTGTTTAATTCAATTGGTTGGGGTAAATCGCCGCTTCTAACCTCAGGACCCTGTAATATCCACATAAAAACGTGAGGAAACAAAtgttaacatataaaaatcgtGATACAGTTGTTACTCTCATaaagaatatttcaaaatatttcccTTTAGAAGGCATACTACTACCATTGTTGTACTTTGTACCAGACCTCCTTCAGAACTGATATGCCAGGAGGGGAGAACTATAATATCATCGACTATAAATTAATGGTAGTTTCTTTCAGAAATGAATATGCCTCGCATTTAATTGCCATGTCCAACTGCTTCAGAATAACTAAGAGCCCTCAGTTGAACATCTATTAATTGTGCTGGAGCACAGAATAGAAAGCGCTAAAACCTAATCTAGTCCATTGCTACACTCAAAAATGTATTAATTCTAGGTCTAAAAGCAAATAGAACTTTCAAATGCATAACATCACCACCAGACATGGCGATGCCACTTAGACAAGAACATCTTATTTTTTACTTGAAAGCTTCAGTCGATGAAAATGAACCAATGGTGATTAATTTGACTGAAGGTGTAATAAAGGATTGGCCAACTTGAATCCTGATAACTACTGCTACAACAATAAGAAAATGCCTATGAACCATAGCATGAAAGCCTTGCCTTGGTGTCAAGCATGATGGCGATAACATTGTCTTTTGCATGGGCATTATATTCCTTGACCAAGTCTATGACCTTCTGATGAGATGCATGGTCACCATGAGACATATTAAGGCGAGCAACATTCATTCCAGCCTCGGCCAGTTTCCATATCATTTCCTTCGTGTCGGTAGAGGGACCGATTGTGCAAACGATCTTTGTCTTGCGCCTGACCATAGGTTTAGACCACATACCAACTGATGTGTTCTCAAGTTGCTGAATCTCCTGCATATACTGATTTTTATCTGCTACCTGGTCAATAGATATGCAACGAGAACGATAAATTAATCTGTGATATACCTCAAGTTTTATcattttatacatttttcttttatGGGTCAGAGGTTCAAAGAGAGTCCACATTAAGAAATTACATGAGTAACTGTCAAGTTTCAGACATACGTGGGAAAGTTCCCTAAAGAAATTGAAGTCATGCATAGCCTCATGATGGGTCTTGTGCATCACAAAGATGAGGATGGTCTTGTGCATCACAAAGATGAGGATGGGAAATCTTCCTTCGaacttaaaaaatatttttttttattttaaaatatctaatcTCAAATACATCCAGCCAACTTGGCCTAACCATGGTACTACAAAATCAGCTTCTTCACCTGGAATTATTATCAAGGTCAAAGGGTAGCAAGCAATTATTACAGTAAGAAATAAAGTGGCAATGCAGAGAAACTGTAACGGTAATTTCTGCTTTAAACGCAGTAGCATAAATGCCCCGATTCTTAAATGTAGAATCTGGAAAAAAATCGATTCTCGCAATAATTACAACCCATGTCTCATAAATGCTTCAAAAAGAAATGTGCGTGAAAGCTCGGTAGTATCCAACAAAAAACAGAAGCAAACAAATCTAGAAACACGCATTCAGCAGCCCAACAcattttgaaaatcaaaattataaacaaaagaAATCAAATTAAATGTACAAAACCTTGACAACATCTTCAGGAGTCACCGGAATGACTTCTGGTTCGGCACGAGCAGATACCGGCACGCTGACGTGGATGGCTCCACGGAGGCTGCTCTTCTCAGGTTGAGCCAAAACCTTCAAACCAAAGCCAGAATACGGCTTGAGCTTGTCATATCGGCTTTGTACGGATCCAGAGCTTGGACTGGGAGCAAATGCACCATGGATCAACCGCGTCGCTACAACTTGCGCCATGCCGCAACCAAAAATTTTGAGAGAGATAGAGAAATTGAGAGAGATTTTGAGAGAAGGAGGGGTATAAATTGAGCGAGAAATTGGAGAAATCGCCGATAAATTTGGAGTATACGGAAGGCTTCTTGTTTGTATCGAAATATGGGAAAGTAAAAATGGAGGCTACTGTACCTTGTTCAAAACAGTTGGAGGTTTAGGAGAGAAACGTCTTGGGGCAAAGCGATGTCGTTTTTGGGAGCCAAGATTTAGTGGGACAATAGCTGACATGGCATTAGATCCTCGTCCGTTCAcccaaaatcaaaataaaataaataaagtgaacattttttaaaaattagaacAAATTAAAGTGCAACATTTGAAGATAGGTAAATACTTACgttagacgatctcacgggttatattttgtgaaacagatctcttatttggatcattaatgaaaaagtattacattttatgctaaaaatatttctttttattgtgaatatcggtaggattgactcatctcacagataaaggtTCATGAGACCATCTCATAAAAGACCTATTCTTGAAGATAATGCCTtgtgaattttcaaaaaattaagttggaaagaaaaaattaataaaaatctaaactcgaaatttttttaaaaaaattatttcatattgAGCTCGAGATAATAAATTGAACTTTGATATTAATAAACACGCTCGTAGTTATTTGTCTATCCCTTAACCACACTCTATCATAATAAAACTAGTTGTGATATACTTGGTTGGAAATCTTGACAAGTGAAAAATTTTGTTGGAAATCACAAAATGTGAAAACTTTTTGAGTGATTATGGAGTGCTTGCAAcatattatgtttttaaaaagttattaaatttatagATTATGAAAAACTGTGGAACAATTAAAAGTAAGTAGTATTcgaaaacaaaaatgaaaagCAGAAAATAAGAAGTTGTTAGTTAGTGTTTGATAAATAATTGATTTCGATACTAACTTGTTACTATAATCACTTTTGTAGAAATAAAATCATCGTCTCATCAAtttttgtatttcaattaaattaagtgAAAGTTAACCAAGAATCTGAGTTTAAGAAATACACAAAACTGATTTTTTAAGCCGAAAGTCAAAAACcactttcatttaattattgcaAAAACTCCGTAACTTGTGTTGATAAACGATGTTAGGTACGATATTGCAAGGCCGTGAGATATATAATCCAAGTCGAGAGCAGAATTACGGGAACAACCGTCTGATGGAAAACTACTTTCACGTTCAATTCAGAGAACACTTTTTCGTTTCGTGTGAATTCCCCGAGGGGAATTAAAAAATTGTGTATTGATGTGGTGATGCAACATAGGAATGCAGCAATGTTCGAGGTGGTGGTGTAACAAACATGATACAGCATTGGCATGTTGTGGCAGTCAAGCTACAACAAGCATCGATGAGTTACTTGAATGATCCAAAATTGAGACAACCATGTTTTTATGTAAAAGATACAAAACCAAACTTGAAACTTCCAGTGTTCGATTCAagtaatttcatttttttttaaagaattatCTTGCTGGCCTAAAGTTTTCATTGCTATCGTGGATTTGGTCGTGTGAATTGCCAAAAGAAATTTTGTATATTCTCTTA from Primulina tabacum isolate GXHZ01 chromosome 14, ASM2559414v2, whole genome shotgun sequence includes:
- the LOC142524725 gene encoding plastidial pyruvate kinase 2-like → MAQVVATRLIHGAFAPSPSSGSVQSRYDKLKPYSGFGLKVLAQPEKSSLRGAIHVSVPVSARAEPEVIPVTPEDVVKVADKNQYMQEIQQLENTSVGMWSKPMVRRKTKIVCTIGPSTDTKEMIWKLAEAGMNVARLNMSHGDHASHQKVIDLVKEYNAHAKDNVIAIMLDTKGPEVRSGDLPQPIELNSGQGFTFTIRRGVGTTDCVSVNYDDFVNDVEVGDMLLVDGGMMSLTVKSKTEDSVKCEVVDGGELKSRRHLNVRGKSATLPSITEKDWDDIKFGVDNKVDFYAVSFVKDAAVVHELKNYLTDCGADIHVIVKIESADSILNLHSIITASDGAMVARGDLGAELPIEEVPLLQEEIIRICRSMGKAVIVATNMLESMIVHPTPTRAEVSDIAIAVKEGADAVMLSGETAHGKFPLKAVKVMHTVSLRTEATIVGAQTPPNLGQAFKNHMSEMFAFHATMMSNTLGTSIVVFTRTGFMAILLSHYRPSGTIFAFTNEKRIQQRLALYQGICPIYMEFSADADETFADALALLKNQGMVKEGEPVALVQSGRQPIWRFQSTHNIQVRKV
- the LOC142524660 gene encoding hevamine-A-like, with the translated sequence MARKLLLIAQLLLLPFLLSSTAAARRGGIAVYWGQNGNEGTLAETCATRRFSYVNIAFLYIFGSGQTPRLNLAGHCDPSITGACNFVSDDIRACQRRGIRVFLSIGGGVGNYSLSSREDARNLSVYLWKTFLGGGRRNSTSRPLGNAVLDGIDLDIELGSSLYYDNLVRFLKSYSRYGRRVYVTGAPQCPFPDRLLGAALNTSRFDFVWVQFYNNPPCQYSSGNIDNLVNSWKVWTRSVNARRIFMGLPAAPQAAGSGFIPSDVLIGQILPLIKRSRKYGGVMLWSKYWDDQSGYSTSIVRSV